DNA from Synechococcus sp. CBW1108:
GGTGCCGATCAGCACAAAAAACACGGTGGCAAACAGGGCCACCAGTGGCTTCACCGCCGCGTCGATGTCGTGGGTGTGCTTGGAGGCACTGAGGATCAGCCCCGCGGCAAAGGCCCCCAGGGCAGCCTCCAAGCCAATGGCCTGGGCCGCAAAACAGCACACGGTGAGCACTAGAAAGCTGGCCACGGCCACATCGCCGGGCGCCTTGAGCCGGTCCACCACCCAGTCGAAGGCTGGCGCGGCCTTGCGGCTCAGCACTAAGGCCACCGCCACAAACGCCACCGCCGCCAGACACAGCTTCAGCACCGGGCCGAGGCTGAACGAGCCGCCTCCCACGATTGCCACCACCACCGCCAGGATCACGATGCCGATGATGTCGTCGAGCACGGCAGCACCGATCACTATCTGGCCCTCCTTGCGCTTGAGCCACTTGAGCTCGCCAAACACGCCGGCGGTGATGCCGATGGAGGTGGCCGTCATCGCCGCACCGGCAAACACTGCTGGAATCAGTGGCACATGAAACAGGAAATAGAGGCCGGCGGTGCCCAGGGCAAAGGGCAGCACGACGCCAGCCACCGCAACCGTGCTGGCCTGCACCCCCACAGCCACCAGTTCATCGAGCTCGCTCTCCAGACCGGTGAGGAACAGCAGGGCGAACAGGCCGAGCTGGGACACGGCCTGCAGGCTGGGGAAGGTTTCGCTGTAAACCTCCCGCGCCGCCTCGGGGCTGATCTGGGCCAGGGAGGCCAGCAGGCCGGAAACTCCAGCACTGAGCTGGGCCTGGGTTTCGGGCGGCACGATCAGGTGCAGACCTGACACCCCAATCAGCACCCCGGCCACCAGTTCTCCCAGGATGATGGGCAACTGCAGGCGCACCATCACTTCGGCGATGGCCCGGGCTGCGAAGAAGATCACCACAAAACGGCCCACCTGAATCAGGGTTTCCGCCACTTCAAGTTGGTGGGAACTGAACTCCAGGAAAAGGGGGGGCACAGGAAGCATCGTGAATCCTTGGGATGGCAGGTTTATAGGGACAGTGACCCTGTTGTTGGGGCGATGAATCTGATGCGACCTGGGAGCGCACTAGGGGCGCGGGGGGAAATCAATCAGGCCACGATCCCGGAGTTCTTGCTGAAAGGCCCTGCCGAGCCGAGCCTCACTGCTATGGCGTGACACCTGACTTAGCAGCAGCACTGTGCGCAGGCTCAACCAGCCAAGGCCGACAAGCAGGAGCAGGGTCATGGGGGGCTGCGCTGGGGCGCAGCGATCATGGGCAGAACGGATCGCAACTGGGTTGGCCCACGGCGACCCAGTTTTTGGGAACACTGCCTAAGGTTCGGCGCCAACTCACCCCTGTAGCGATGACAACCGCTCCGGCGCCTCCCCGGCGCCCGGCCCTGCTGAATCACATCAGCACCAACAACATCAAAGGGGACCTCTTCGGCGGTGTCACCGCTGCGGTGATCGCCCTGCCAATGGCCCTAGCGTTCGGTGTGGCCTCGGGTGCCGGAGCCGCAGCCGGCCTGTGGGGGGCTGTACTAGTGGGCCTGTTTGCTGCCCTGTTCGGCGGCACGCCTTCCCTGATCTCCGAGCCCACAGGGCCGATGACGGTGGTGATGACCGCGGTCATCGCCAGCTTGACCGCCTCCGACCCGGAAAACGGCCTGGCTATGGCCTTCACCGTGGTGATGCTGGCCGGCGTTCTCCAGATCGTCTTCGGCCTACTAAAGCTGGGCCGCTACGTCACCCAGATGCCCTACACGGTGATCTCGGGCTTCATGAGCGGCATCGGGCTCATTCTGATCATTCTGCAGCTGGGTCCTTTCCTCGGCCAGGCCATCCCCAAGGGCGGCGTGATGGGCACCCTCAGCGCCCTGCCCCAGCTGATTCAGAACGCCCGCCAGCCGGAAGTGATCTTTGCGGTGATCACCCTGGCCATCCTCTGGTTCACCCCCGCGGCGATCAAGAAGATCGCCCCACCCCAGCTGATTGCCCTGATCGCCGGCACGGTGCTCTCGCTCACCCTGCTGAACAATGGCGGTGGTACGGAGGACATTCGCCGCATCGGCGAAATCGCCTCGGGCTTCCCCCAGCTGCGCATGCCCTATTTCGAGCTGGAGCAGGCGAGCAAAATGCTGATTGATGCTGCCGTGCTGGGCATGCTCGGCTGCATTGATGCCTTGCT
Protein-coding regions in this window:
- a CDS encoding cation:proton antiporter gives rise to the protein MLPVPPLFLEFSSHQLEVAETLIQVGRFVVIFFAARAIAEVMVRLQLPIILGELVAGVLIGVSGLHLIVPPETQAQLSAGVSGLLASLAQISPEAAREVYSETFPSLQAVSQLGLFALLFLTGLESELDELVAVGVQASTVAVAGVVLPFALGTAGLYFLFHVPLIPAVFAGAAMTATSIGITAGVFGELKWLKRKEGQIVIGAAVLDDIIGIVILAVVVAIVGGGSFSLGPVLKLCLAAVAFVAVALVLSRKAAPAFDWVVDRLKAPGDVAVASFLVLTVCCFAAQAIGLEAALGAFAAGLILSASKHTHDIDAAVKPLVALFATVFFVLIGTGLDLSVLNPFDPANREGLIVAAFLLVVAMAGKVAAGWSYLSKEPTNRLVVGLGMMPRGEVGLIFLGLGSQAGILTPALEAAILLMVIGTTFLAPILLRLVIPSEPGEGEGLPAEQPA